A stretch of DNA from Rhodococcus sp. NBC_00297:
CTGTGTAGAACTCGGTGGAGCTCATCGACTCCACGCCGCCCGCGAGCACGACGTCGCTCACGCCCGTGGAGACCTGCATGCAGGCGTCGAGAACGGCCTGCAGCCCGGACCCGCAGCGGCGGTCGACCTGGCGGCCGGGGACGCCGATGCCGAGCCCCGCATCTAGTGCGGCGACGCGTCCGATCGCCGGTGCCTCGCCGTTCGGTGCGCCCTGCCCGAGGATCACGTCGTCGATGTCGGCGCCGGACAGCCCGGTGCGCGAGAGGATCTCGATGATCACGGCAGACGCGAGGTCCGCTGCGGGAACGGTCTTCAGGGCCCCGCCGAAGCGGCCCACGGGGGTGCGCAGCGGAGCGCAGATGACGGCGTCGAGCATGGCGTGGTCTCGTCTCGTGTGTCGGTGTTCGGGTGGGGGGAGAGGTCAGGAGGTGTGGGCTGCGTCCGACCGCGACGCGACGCGGGCGAGATCGGCGTCGATGGCGGCCGCGGTGCTCAGCAGCGCCGGCACGACGGTGGTTCTCAACTCGTCGAGCGAGTAGCGCGCCGCGGGCGTGCTGATGTTGACCGCGGCGGTGACGGCGCCGCCGTGCCCGTGCAGCGGCGCGGCGACCGAGCGGAGTCCGATCTCGAGTTCCTGATCGACGATGCAGAAGCCCTGTGCCCGAACGCGATCGAGTTCGGCGCGCAGGCTCGACTCCGTCGTCACCGTTCGTCCCGTGCGGTCGCGGAGGTCGGTGCGCGCGAGAAGGTCCGCGAGAGCGTTCTCGTCGACACCGGCCCACAGGACTCTGCCCATCGAGGTGGCGTAGGCGGGGAAACGGGTGCCGATGGTGATGGACACGGTCATGATGCGGCTCACCGGGACCCGGGCGACGTAGACGACGTCGAGGTCGTCCAGGACGGACACCGACGAGGACTCGTGCACGCGCGCGGTCAATGCCTCGAGATGCGGTCCGGCGATCTCGGGGAGCGAGAGCGACGAGAGGTACGAGTAGCCGAGATCGAGGACCCTCGGAGTCGGCGCGAAGGTGGTGCCGTCGGTGCGGACGTACCCGAGTTCGACCAGGGTGAGCAGGAAGCGACGGGCCGTGGCGCGGGTGAGATCGGTGGCTCGGGCGACCTCGGACAGCGTGCGACGGGGATGGTCCGCGTCGAAGGCCCGGATCACCGCGAGTCCGCGGGCGAGGGACTGCACGTGATCCGCGGCGGCAGCGCGGGTCTGCGGCGGTGCGGGCTCGGTCATGGGGTCCACTCCTCGTCGGCTCGGATGCGCGTGTCTCATTGAAGCACAGTGTTCGCATCACGGACTTCTGTTCACTTGTCGAACAGTGCGTTAGGGTCACGGTCATGATGAACAAGGTGGTGGCCTCGGCCGCCGAGGCGGTGGCCGACATCCCGAGCGGATCGTCGATCGCGGTGGGCGGATTCGGTCTGGTCGGTGTGCCGGAGCTTTTGATCGCTGCACTGCTCGATCAGGGTGCGACCGATCTCGAGACCATCAGCAACAACTGCGGGACCGACGGCTTCGGGTTGGGAATCCTGTTGGAGCAGGGCCGGATCCGCAGGACCGTCAGCTCGTACGTCGGGTCGAACAAGGAGTTCGCCCGCCAGTACCTCGGCGGTGAGCTCGAAGTGGAGCTGACACCGCAGGGCACGCTCGCCGAGCGGCTGCGAGCGGGCGGCGCCGGAGTCCCGGCCTTCTTCACCCCCGCGGGGGTGGGGACCCAGGTCGCCGAGGGCGGGCTGCCACAGCGGTACGACGGCGCCGGCGGGGTCGCTCTCGCCTCGGCCCCGAAGGAGACGCGCGAGTTCGACGGTGTCACCCATGTCCTCGAGCGCGGGATCGCCGCCGACTTCGCACTGGTGCACGCCTGGAAGGGTGATCGGTACGGCAATCTCGTCTACCGGGCCAGCGCCCGCAACTTCAATCCACCGGCAGCGGAGTCGGGGCGCATCACCATCGCCCAGGTGGAGCATCTGGTCGAGCCGGGGGAGCTGACGCCC
This window harbors:
- a CDS encoding IclR family transcriptional regulator domain-containing protein, whose translation is MTEPAPPQTRAAAADHVQSLARGLAVIRAFDADHPRRTLSEVARATDLTRATARRFLLTLVELGYVRTDGTTFAPTPRVLDLGYSYLSSLSLPEIAGPHLEALTARVHESSSVSVLDDLDVVYVARVPVSRIMTVSITIGTRFPAYATSMGRVLWAGVDENALADLLARTDLRDRTGRTVTTESSLRAELDRVRAQGFCIVDQELEIGLRSVAAPLHGHGGAVTAAVNISTPAARYSLDELRTTVVPALLSTAAAIDADLARVASRSDAAHTS
- a CDS encoding CoA transferase subunit A gives rise to the protein MNKVVASAAEAVADIPSGSSIAVGGFGLVGVPELLIAALLDQGATDLETISNNCGTDGFGLGILLEQGRIRRTVSSYVGSNKEFARQYLGGELEVELTPQGTLAERLRAGGAGVPAFFTPAGVGTQVAEGGLPQRYDGAGGVALASAPKETREFDGVTHVLERGIAADFALVHAWKGDRYGNLVYRASARNFNPPAAESGRITIAQVEHLVEPGELTPEDVHTPGIHVQRVVVVGPVTVGIERRTVRS